One window from the genome of Leucobacter aridicollis encodes:
- a CDS encoding lipoyl domain-containing protein, whose product MDVNLTKDLLGDEEEADLVEWLVEDGATVAEGQNIASIETSKLVNELVAPAAGVISHKKEAGDMVSLDETIATIE is encoded by the coding sequence ATGGACGTCAACCTCACCAAGGACCTGCTCGGCGACGAAGAAGAAGCCGACCTTGTCGAATGGCTCGTCGAAGACGGCGCAACAGTTGCCGAGGGACAAAACATTGCCTCGATTGAGACCTCGAAGCTTGTGAATGAGCTTGTTGCACCAGCGGCAGGGGTCATCTCGCATAAGAAAGAGGCCGGCGACATGGTCTCACTCGACGAGACCATCGCAACGATCGAGTAG
- a CDS encoding thiamine pyrophosphate-dependent dehydrogenase E1 component subunit alpha: protein MTTFHAAEQGLAGLELMAKIREFERRMPLLSDEGLIRGSTHPSLGMEAVAVGVSLALRDDDAIASNHRGHAHTLAKGADFGRTMAEILGRADGYCHGKGGSMHIGVKELGVLGTNGIVGAGIGIATGAALASKMKGDDTVAVSYFGDGASNQGVLAEAFNLAAIWKLPVIFVLENNHYAQSAAIEDMVAQIDLSRRGEAYGVPSFSGDGMDLAEVYELASAAVARARAGEGPTFLVLDTYRYLGHMAGDTEIYRSADEVEAAKKNDPIEKLLGQLIEQGAITTEGWEAMTARVFAEVEAAEQFARKSPFPDPAEAFTDVYAKETQG from the coding sequence ATGACGACATTTCACGCAGCAGAGCAGGGGCTCGCTGGGCTCGAGCTCATGGCAAAAATCCGTGAGTTCGAACGAAGGATGCCGCTGCTCTCGGACGAGGGCCTCATCAGAGGATCAACGCATCCGTCGCTCGGAATGGAAGCGGTTGCGGTCGGTGTCTCGCTGGCGCTTCGCGACGACGACGCCATCGCGAGTAACCACCGTGGGCACGCACACACGCTTGCCAAGGGCGCGGACTTCGGCCGCACGATGGCCGAGATCCTCGGTCGAGCCGACGGCTACTGCCACGGCAAGGGCGGCTCGATGCACATCGGTGTTAAGGAACTCGGCGTGCTCGGCACGAACGGCATCGTTGGCGCGGGGATCGGGATCGCAACCGGTGCCGCCCTCGCTTCAAAAATGAAGGGTGACGACACTGTCGCGGTGTCGTACTTCGGTGACGGCGCATCGAACCAGGGAGTGCTCGCGGAGGCGTTTAACCTCGCAGCGATCTGGAAGCTGCCTGTCATCTTCGTGCTCGAGAACAACCACTACGCGCAGTCGGCCGCGATCGAGGACATGGTCGCCCAGATCGACCTGTCGCGCCGTGGCGAGGCGTACGGTGTGCCGTCGTTCTCCGGCGACGGCATGGATCTCGCCGAGGTCTACGAACTGGCCTCCGCGGCTGTCGCGCGGGCACGCGCCGGCGAGGGGCCGACGTTTCTTGTGCTCGACACCTATCGCTACCTCGGGCACATGGCCGGGGACACAGAGATCTATCGCAGCGCCGACGAGGTCGAAGCGGCGAAGAAGAACGACCCGATCGAGAAGCTCCTCGGCCAGCTCATCGAACAGGGCGCCATCACCACCGAGGGCTGGGAGGCCATGACCGCCCGGGTATTTGCAGAGGTCGAAGCGGCGGAGCAGTTCGCGCGGAAGTCGCCCTTCCCGGACCCCGCGGAGGCCTTCACTGATGTGTACGCGAAGGAGACGCAGGGATGA
- a CDS encoding alpha-ketoacid dehydrogenase subunit beta yields the protein MNTQTKDLVTWRALNAAMHDILESTPEAFVLGEDITTWGTGGGTYGVTRGLRKKFGSGRVMDTPISEEVLLSAVSAAAARGTRPILEIMYSDFSFLGFDGIINQAAKARYMFGGQFDTPLVIRSNGGSGIGKAAQHSQSLETLFAHIPGLEVVVPGTPGDAYGLLRTAAASDNPTIFLEHKNQYYDRGPVDFTPIPFGQARIAREGTHATIVATQQILAYSMAAAEELAAEGIEVEILDPRTLYPFDMDAVYASVGKTRHLVVGHEAVRDYGWGAEFVAQTVEAAWDKLDAAPVRVGGARVPIPYSQPLEEVVIPSKDDIVAAVKRTLA from the coding sequence ATGAATACACAGACAAAGGACCTCGTCACCTGGCGAGCGCTCAACGCCGCGATGCACGACATCCTCGAGTCGACGCCTGAGGCGTTTGTGCTCGGAGAGGACATCACGACGTGGGGAACTGGGGGCGGAACCTATGGGGTGACGCGCGGACTCAGGAAGAAGTTTGGCAGCGGCCGTGTGATGGACACTCCGATCAGCGAGGAAGTGCTGCTGTCGGCCGTCTCGGCTGCAGCCGCACGGGGCACGCGGCCGATTCTCGAGATCATGTATTCGGACTTCTCGTTTCTCGGCTTCGACGGCATCATCAACCAGGCGGCGAAAGCCCGCTACATGTTTGGCGGACAGTTCGACACACCGCTCGTTATCCGAAGCAACGGCGGATCGGGTATTGGCAAGGCTGCGCAGCACTCGCAGTCGCTCGAGACACTTTTCGCACACATCCCTGGCCTCGAGGTCGTTGTTCCAGGGACTCCGGGCGATGCGTACGGGCTGCTCCGAACCGCCGCGGCGAGCGACAATCCGACGATCTTCCTGGAGCACAAGAACCAGTACTACGACCGCGGACCGGTCGACTTCACGCCGATCCCGTTTGGGCAGGCTCGAATCGCGAGGGAGGGAACGCACGCGACGATCGTTGCGACCCAGCAGATCCTCGCCTACTCGATGGCTGCGGCCGAGGAACTCGCAGCCGAAGGCATTGAAGTCGAGATCCTCGACCCCCGGACGCTCTACCCGTTCGACATGGACGCGGTCTACGCCTCGGTGGGGAAAACCCGACACCTTGTCGTAGGTCACGAGGCCGTGCGCGACTACGGCTGGGGTGCTGAGTTTGTCGCGCAGACAGTCGAGGCCGCGTGGGACAAGCTTGACGCCGCGCCCGTCAGGGTCGGGGGAGCGCGAGTGCCGATCCCGTATTCGCAGCCCCTCGAAGAAGTCGTCATTCCCTCCAAGGACGACATCGTCGCGGCGGTCAAGCGCACGCTTGCCTGA
- a CDS encoding SDR family NAD(P)-dependent oxidoreductase translates to MNRLSKKSCIVFGGGSVGGEINNGLAAAITYAREGASVTIVDLSAEAVEGGTRRVREECATLGLSPSVLGIVGDVTDESSIENAVAETIAEFGAIDVLHNNVGVARMGGPIEQSVEDWKFSIDVNLTSIFLTCKHVLPHMLAQGGGSIINIGSVGGMRYIGYNYPSYSATKGAVAQFTQNLALEYASRGIRANTIAPGYINTPMIYRQISSAYDSVEAMVAARDALSPTGKMGDSFDVANAALFLASDEARYVNGVCLPVDGGLVQSSAPPAVQQ, encoded by the coding sequence ATGAACCGTCTATCGAAAAAATCCTGCATCGTCTTTGGCGGGGGCTCTGTCGGAGGCGAAATAAACAACGGCCTGGCCGCCGCGATCACCTACGCCCGAGAGGGTGCGAGCGTGACGATCGTCGACCTGAGCGCTGAAGCGGTCGAGGGCGGCACACGACGGGTCCGCGAAGAGTGCGCGACGCTCGGCCTTTCTCCGTCAGTGCTGGGGATCGTCGGCGACGTTACTGACGAGTCCTCGATTGAAAACGCGGTTGCCGAGACGATCGCCGAGTTTGGTGCAATTGACGTGCTGCACAACAACGTCGGTGTGGCGCGGATGGGGGGTCCGATCGAGCAATCGGTCGAGGACTGGAAGTTCTCCATCGACGTGAACCTCACGAGCATCTTCCTGACATGCAAACACGTGCTCCCGCACATGCTCGCACAGGGCGGCGGCAGCATCATCAACATCGGTTCCGTTGGGGGAATGCGTTACATCGGCTACAACTATCCGAGCTACTCGGCGACGAAGGGGGCCGTCGCACAGTTCACACAGAACCTTGCACTCGAGTATGCCTCGCGCGGTATTCGAGCGAACACGATTGCCCCCGGGTACATCAACACACCCATGATCTACCGTCAGATTAGCTCGGCGTACGACAGCGTTGAAGCAATGGTGGCCGCACGGGATGCGTTGTCACCCACGGGCAAGATGGGCGACTCGTTCGACGTCGCGAATGCCGCACTCTTCCTCGCATCTGACGAGGCCCGCTACGTCAACGGCGTATGTCTGCCTGTCGATGGCGGGCTGGTGCAGAGCTCGGCGCCCCCTGCGGTGCAGCAGTGA
- a CDS encoding FadR/GntR family transcriptional regulator, with protein sequence MDDQSRAPLVAAESLKNHHFSLALLNDPPLNALVELLLGMAPGERLASERELTQTLNLSRNTLRDRMSKLESMGVLSRKERQGTFYTGVQPEQTGDVLILGLMFQQMTVESLISVRHALERQAAIEACVNADDAALAALEDSLSRMHGTQDGKELLEADGAFHRAMFAASGSPGLIFFSEMLQPVLQGTLQHLTLEQDFETMRKVHDDIFTAVRAGDVARASATVDDHFAWLDVLTERERDASKP encoded by the coding sequence GTGGATGATCAGAGCCGAGCGCCGCTCGTGGCGGCGGAGTCGCTGAAGAACCATCACTTTTCCCTTGCGTTGTTGAATGATCCCCCACTCAACGCACTCGTTGAGCTGTTGCTTGGCATGGCCCCCGGGGAGCGACTCGCAAGCGAGCGTGAACTCACCCAGACGCTGAACCTCAGCCGGAACACGCTCCGCGATCGTATGAGCAAGCTCGAGTCCATGGGGGTGCTCAGCAGGAAAGAACGGCAAGGTACCTTCTATACAGGGGTGCAGCCAGAGCAGACCGGCGACGTGCTCATCCTCGGGCTGATGTTCCAGCAGATGACAGTCGAGTCCCTCATCTCGGTTCGACACGCGCTCGAGCGTCAGGCCGCCATCGAGGCGTGCGTCAACGCTGACGACGCGGCGCTCGCGGCGCTCGAAGACAGCCTCTCGCGCATGCATGGCACCCAGGACGGCAAAGAGCTCCTCGAAGCCGACGGCGCCTTTCACCGCGCCATGTTTGCGGCCTCCGGTTCGCCCGGGCTCATCTTCTTTTCTGAGATGCTCCAGCCCGTCCTCCAAGGCACGTTGCAGCACCTCACGCTCGAGCAAGACTTCGAGACCATGCGGAAGGTCCACGACGACATATTTACCGCGGTTCGCGCCGGCGACGTCGCCCGCGCCTCGGCAACTGTCGACGACCACTTCGCATGGCTCGACGTGCTCACCGAGCGCGAGCGTGACGCCAGCAAGCCCTAG
- the yczE gene encoding membrane protein YczE, with product MSTPRALKTLDRLPRRVLQLAAGLALFGIGVSLILKSNLGAASWDVLTQGLSHHLPLSFGTITIIMSGIVLLCWIPLRQRVGFGTVANAILIGVFADVGLALFPTPDGFWVRIAVMLLGVLLVGIASGIYIGAGFGSGPRDGLMIGLHEVTGLPIWVVRTALEVFVVVVGWLLGGTVGIGTLAFAVLIGPLCQVFLPLFAIRDAERQPTEVDPALEAPVVVAEPEFAPIETGSIPVQPAARQGEPAVELQPDPECGAGA from the coding sequence GTGAGTACACCGCGCGCCCTGAAGACGCTTGATCGATTGCCTCGCCGGGTGCTCCAACTCGCTGCGGGGCTCGCACTGTTTGGCATTGGCGTATCGCTCATTCTGAAGTCGAACCTTGGTGCGGCGTCGTGGGACGTGCTGACTCAAGGGCTGAGCCACCACCTGCCGTTGAGCTTTGGCACGATCACGATCATCATGAGTGGCATCGTGCTGCTGTGCTGGATTCCGCTCCGTCAGCGCGTCGGGTTCGGTACGGTCGCCAACGCGATTCTCATCGGCGTCTTCGCTGACGTCGGCCTCGCCCTGTTTCCGACACCAGACGGGTTCTGGGTTCGAATCGCGGTGATGCTGCTCGGCGTACTGCTTGTGGGTATCGCGAGCGGAATTTACATCGGCGCCGGCTTCGGGTCTGGGCCTCGCGATGGGTTAATGATCGGCCTGCACGAGGTGACTGGGCTGCCGATCTGGGTCGTGCGTACCGCGCTTGAGGTGTTCGTCGTCGTGGTCGGCTGGCTGCTTGGAGGGACCGTCGGCATCGGGACGCTCGCGTTTGCCGTGCTCATCGGCCCGCTGTGCCAGGTCTTCCTGCCGTTGTTCGCGATCCGTGACGCGGAACGGCAGCCGACAGAGGTTGACCCTGCGCTCGAGGCCCCGGTTGTCGTTGCCGAGCCCGAGTTCGCCCCGATCGAGACGGGGAGCATTCCGGTGCAGCCAGCAGCGCGCCAGGGAGAGCCTGCCGTGGAACTGCAGCCCGATCCGGAGTGCGGCGCGGGCGCCTAG
- a CDS encoding NADPH-dependent 2,4-dienoyl-CoA reductase codes for MSTTTYPTLFSPLDLPGTPVTLPNRAIMGSMHLGLEELPGGFARLAAFYRERAAGGAALIVTGGVSPNAEGRLTAGGATMASEADAAPHRLITGAVHEVGGRIALQLLHAGRYGAQQDLVAPSAVRAPISPLTPRELTDDDIERTIADFAHAAKLAQSVGYDGVEIMGSEGYLINEFIAKATNMRDDRWGGDLAGRLRLPTEVVRRVREAVGSDFIIIYRLSMLDLVPGGSTLAEVIELAQRVERAGATIINTGIGWHEARIPTIAASVPRAAYSWVTRELHGSVAVPIIATNRINTPESAEHVLASGDADLVSLARPFLADPEFVSKSKAGTPERINTCIACNQACLDHTFSGKLTSCLVNPRAGHETELIIAPTGRPKRLAVVGAGPAGLAYAVTAAERGHAVTLYDAADRIGGQLNVALKVPGKSEFRETLRYFSERLRETGVDVRLGSQATAAAIAAAGFDEVIVATGVSPRVPAIPGIEHPSVVGYLEVLRDGAAVGRRVAVIGAGGIGFDTAQFLTEPADSPGLRGEPATAGEFFHHWGIDPSYERAGGLTEPAGFTPERELVMLQRKHSKLGKDLGKTTGWIHRTELTRRGVQMIAGVEYERIDNAGLHISVEGKARVLEVDSIVICAGQESRRGLADELTVLGVPTHVIGGADVAGELDAKRAIDQGTRLAAAV; via the coding sequence ATGTCAACGACGACGTACCCGACGCTGTTCAGCCCGCTCGACCTGCCAGGAACACCAGTGACGCTGCCCAACCGGGCGATCATGGGTTCCATGCACCTCGGTCTTGAGGAGCTGCCCGGTGGGTTCGCACGCCTCGCGGCGTTCTATCGGGAGCGCGCGGCAGGCGGTGCAGCGCTCATCGTGACCGGAGGGGTCTCTCCAAACGCTGAGGGCAGGCTCACTGCTGGGGGCGCGACGATGGCGAGCGAGGCAGACGCGGCGCCGCACCGCCTCATCACGGGTGCAGTGCACGAGGTCGGTGGCAGGATCGCATTGCAACTACTGCATGCCGGCAGGTATGGTGCGCAGCAGGATCTCGTCGCGCCGAGCGCGGTTCGAGCACCGATCTCCCCGCTCACGCCTCGTGAGCTCACTGACGACGACATCGAGCGCACGATCGCTGACTTTGCGCACGCGGCAAAGCTTGCGCAGTCAGTCGGCTACGACGGCGTCGAGATCATGGGGTCTGAGGGCTACCTCATCAACGAGTTCATCGCGAAAGCAACGAACATGCGCGACGACCGCTGGGGTGGAGACCTCGCGGGCAGGCTCAGGCTCCCCACCGAAGTCGTGCGGCGCGTGCGAGAAGCTGTCGGGTCGGACTTCATCATCATCTATCGGCTCTCCATGCTCGACCTGGTGCCAGGGGGCTCAACCCTCGCCGAAGTGATCGAGCTCGCGCAACGCGTCGAACGAGCCGGGGCCACGATCATTAACACCGGGATCGGATGGCACGAAGCGCGAATCCCCACGATCGCCGCATCCGTGCCTAGGGCGGCGTACTCATGGGTGACGCGCGAGCTCCATGGCTCGGTCGCCGTGCCAATCATCGCAACGAACCGCATCAATACCCCCGAAAGCGCGGAACACGTCCTCGCGTCGGGCGACGCAGACCTGGTATCGCTCGCCCGGCCGTTCCTCGCTGACCCCGAGTTCGTCTCGAAGTCCAAGGCTGGCACCCCGGAGCGCATCAACACATGTATCGCATGCAATCAGGCATGCCTCGACCACACGTTCTCGGGCAAACTCACGTCGTGCCTGGTGAATCCACGCGCAGGCCACGAAACCGAGCTCATCATCGCTCCGACAGGTCGCCCCAAACGGCTCGCCGTTGTCGGCGCTGGGCCTGCTGGGCTCGCATACGCCGTCACGGCTGCCGAGCGAGGTCACGCTGTCACGCTCTATGACGCGGCCGACAGGATCGGCGGCCAGCTCAACGTCGCCCTGAAGGTTCCGGGCAAAAGCGAGTTTCGGGAGACCCTGCGGTACTTCTCCGAACGGCTCCGCGAAACCGGCGTCGACGTTCGGCTCGGCAGCCAGGCAACAGCGGCTGCGATCGCGGCAGCGGGGTTCGACGAAGTTATCGTCGCGACAGGCGTCTCGCCTCGGGTACCCGCAATCCCTGGCATTGAGCATCCGTCAGTTGTCGGCTACCTTGAAGTACTCCGAGATGGCGCGGCAGTCGGGCGCAGGGTCGCCGTGATCGGAGCCGGTGGCATCGGATTCGACACTGCCCAATTCCTCACCGAGCCTGCCGACTCCCCGGGACTGCGGGGCGAGCCCGCAACCGCAGGCGAGTTCTTCCACCACTGGGGAATCGATCCGTCCTACGAGCGAGCCGGCGGGCTCACTGAGCCCGCCGGCTTCACTCCCGAACGCGAACTCGTCATGCTGCAGCGAAAGCACTCAAAGCTCGGCAAAGACCTCGGCAAGACAACCGGCTGGATCCACAGGACCGAGCTCACTCGCCGCGGCGTTCAGATGATTGCCGGAGTGGAGTACGAAAGGATCGACAACGCCGGTCTCCACATCTCAGTCGAGGGTAAGGCCCGCGTGCTCGAAGTCGATTCGATCGTGATCTGCGCCGGTCAGGAGTCCCGGCGGGGTCTCGCCGACGAACTCACCGTTCTCGGCGTACCGACACACGTCATCGGGGGCGCCGACGTCGCAGGCGAACTCGATGCGAAACGGGCAATCGACCAAGGCACCAGGCTCGCGGCCGCGGTATAG
- a CDS encoding DUF4192 family protein, which translates to MHTPHSSAPQAFPHRTFAALGGTETAHERLAGPGSTASHPVRPEAKAPSSTPSGAARSDPQIPTVIRCETTADFLAALPRLVGFTAPDSLFVVLFSESRAHGAMRVDLPDGESPKAVDAYIAELIEWVAHAERQHGTNRPAFVITSSLSFSEAGEIPWRRFAGRLDAQLERAGISPRELCCLAPADARGTRSAASRATHRARRLRRGPRTRAG; encoded by the coding sequence ATGCACACACCACATTCTTCCGCACCACAGGCCTTTCCTCACCGCACGTTCGCCGCACTGGGCGGCACAGAAACGGCGCACGAGAGACTCGCCGGGCCCGGATCGACAGCGTCACATCCTGTTCGCCCTGAAGCCAAGGCGCCAAGCTCGACGCCAAGCGGTGCGGCGAGGTCCGATCCCCAGATCCCGACAGTCATTCGATGCGAGACAACCGCCGATTTTCTCGCAGCGCTCCCCCGCCTCGTCGGCTTCACTGCACCCGACAGCCTGTTCGTTGTGCTGTTCTCGGAGTCGCGAGCTCATGGCGCAATGCGCGTCGATCTGCCCGACGGGGAGTCCCCGAAAGCAGTCGATGCGTACATCGCTGAGCTCATCGAATGGGTCGCCCACGCCGAGCGTCAACACGGGACGAACCGGCCCGCGTTCGTTATTACGAGCTCGCTGAGTTTTTCGGAGGCCGGCGAGATTCCGTGGCGGCGCTTCGCCGGACGCCTCGACGCGCAGCTCGAGCGTGCTGGAATCTCCCCGCGAGAGCTGTGCTGCCTCGCCCCTGCCGACGCTCGCGGAACTCGGTCAGCAGCGTCGCGTGCGACCCACCGAGCGAGACGCCTTCGCAGGGGCCCTCGAACGCGAGCGGGCTAA
- the sufU gene encoding Fe-S cluster assembly sulfur transfer protein SufU codes for MSALDGLYQEVILDHSRRPIGKGELAADEGSLTATHHEFNPSCGDEIDLAIAVDPDSGEITSLAWEGQGCSISMASASILSQIVRDETLDGAQARERIAAFREMIHGKIEGEPDEDLLGDAVALQGVSKFVMRVKCAMLAWVALEADLVQVDAKK; via the coding sequence GTGAGCGCTCTCGACGGACTGTATCAAGAGGTCATTCTGGATCATTCGCGGCGACCCATCGGCAAGGGCGAGCTCGCCGCCGATGAGGGGTCGTTGACGGCGACCCACCACGAGTTCAATCCGAGCTGCGGCGACGAGATTGATCTGGCGATCGCGGTGGATCCCGACAGCGGCGAGATCACCTCGCTCGCTTGGGAAGGCCAGGGCTGCTCCATCTCGATGGCGTCGGCGTCGATCCTGTCGCAGATCGTGCGTGACGAGACGCTCGACGGCGCTCAGGCGCGTGAGCGGATCGCCGCGTTTCGCGAGATGATCCACGGCAAGATCGAGGGCGAACCTGATGAGGATCTCCTCGGTGACGCTGTCGCGCTGCAGGGCGTCTCGAAGTTTGTGATGCGTGTCAAGTGCGCGATGCTCGCGTGGGTCGCGCTCGAGGCTGACCTAGTGCAGGTAGACGCCAAGAAGTAA
- a CDS encoding aminotransferase class V-fold PLP-dependent enzyme, with amino-acid sequence MHASLSPGEVAGLRAAFPYFKTIDERAAAGAAAQLAPAYLDSAATSQRPLAVLDAERSFLEHSNAAVHRGTSGAVGAATGAFEGARALVAGFVGAATPEQIVWAENATDALNLVTLGIGEANSGNGVAGSERYELGAGDEILITEAEHHANLIPWQRLAKKTGATLRYIPVREDGTWTLDDAREALTEKTKFFAFAHVSNVTGFVAPVAELVELAHAVGAVTVVDACQSVPHIPVNFAELGVDFAAFSGHKMLGPNGIGVLYGKPELLAALPASRTGGSAITRVTMEGADFMPPPLRFEAGTQPVSQVVGLGAAVEFLTEIGMDRVAAREHELVERLVAGVQGLPGVRLLGPAETSRRIALAAVSVEGLHAHDVGQFLDEQGVLVRVGHHCAQPLHRALGMASSTRASVHATTTEDEVDRFIDAVRGAQQYFGLEVSA; translated from the coding sequence ATGCATGCGTCTCTGTCCCCCGGTGAAGTTGCAGGCCTGCGCGCCGCATTTCCATACTTCAAGACGATCGACGAGCGGGCCGCGGCGGGTGCCGCCGCACAGCTCGCCCCCGCATACCTCGATTCGGCAGCGACCTCGCAACGCCCGCTCGCTGTGCTTGATGCCGAACGAAGCTTCCTTGAGCACTCGAACGCCGCGGTTCACCGCGGCACGAGTGGTGCCGTCGGGGCGGCGACTGGCGCATTCGAGGGTGCCCGCGCGCTCGTCGCGGGCTTTGTCGGAGCGGCGACTCCTGAGCAGATCGTGTGGGCCGAGAACGCGACCGACGCGTTGAACCTGGTGACGCTCGGCATCGGTGAGGCGAATTCGGGCAACGGCGTTGCCGGGTCGGAGCGATACGAGCTCGGGGCGGGTGACGAGATCCTCATCACCGAGGCTGAACACCACGCGAATCTGATCCCGTGGCAGCGTCTCGCGAAGAAGACGGGCGCGACGCTTCGCTACATTCCTGTGCGCGAAGACGGCACGTGGACCCTCGACGATGCCCGCGAGGCCCTCACCGAGAAGACGAAGTTTTTCGCGTTTGCGCACGTCTCAAACGTGACTGGCTTCGTCGCGCCAGTCGCTGAGCTTGTCGAGCTCGCGCACGCCGTGGGTGCGGTCACGGTTGTTGATGCGTGCCAGTCGGTGCCGCATATTCCGGTGAACTTCGCCGAGCTCGGCGTCGATTTCGCAGCGTTCTCTGGCCATAAGATGCTCGGCCCGAACGGTATCGGCGTGCTGTATGGAAAGCCAGAGTTGCTCGCAGCGCTCCCAGCCTCGCGCACCGGTGGTTCTGCGATCACTCGCGTCACGATGGAGGGCGCCGACTTCATGCCGCCCCCGCTGCGGTTCGAAGCTGGTACGCAGCCAGTCTCGCAGGTTGTGGGACTCGGCGCGGCAGTCGAGTTTCTCACTGAGATTGGCATGGATCGGGTCGCTGCGCGTGAGCACGAGCTTGTTGAGCGGCTCGTTGCCGGCGTTCAGGGGCTTCCGGGCGTGCGGCTGCTCGGCCCGGCTGAGACGTCGCGGCGCATCGCGCTCGCGGCTGTCTCGGTCGAGGGCTTGCATGCTCACGATGTCGGCCAGTTCCTCGACGAGCAGGGTGTGCTCGTGCGCGTCGGCCACCACTGCGCGCAGCCGCTGCATCGCGCGCTTGGCATGGCATCGTCCACGCGGGCAAGCGTGCACGCAACGACCACCGAGGACGAGGTGGATCGGTTTATTGACGCCGTTCGCGGCGCACAGCAGTACTTTGGATTGGAGGTGTCCGCGTGA
- a CDS encoding trimeric intracellular cation channel family protein: MGDVIYEALQLAGILAFALSGALVGVRRNLDILGVVVVGAATGTGGGILRDMLLGVHPPVSFLHWPNLAVAVAGSLVVFFVHPGLTRIRYFEVVFDAFGLGLFSANGAALAYASGQTFVTAVLVGTITAIGGGVIRDVLVNTVPGVLTRELYAVSALAGGAIAVSIGAFGGGVILGSLAGGTVAIALRLTSVARGWHLPRPKFSPEPARGATDSTEPSPGGSGA; this comes from the coding sequence ATGGGCGATGTCATCTATGAGGCGCTGCAGCTCGCTGGGATCCTTGCATTCGCGCTGTCCGGCGCTCTCGTCGGCGTGCGGCGAAACCTCGATATTCTCGGGGTCGTCGTTGTTGGCGCGGCGACAGGCACGGGCGGCGGGATCCTGCGCGACATGCTCCTTGGCGTGCACCCTCCCGTATCGTTCCTGCACTGGCCAAACCTCGCGGTTGCTGTCGCCGGGTCGCTTGTGGTGTTCTTCGTCCACCCTGGGCTGACCCGAATCCGCTACTTTGAGGTCGTTTTCGACGCATTCGGTCTCGGTCTGTTCTCTGCGAACGGTGCTGCCCTTGCCTACGCGAGCGGGCAGACGTTTGTCACCGCGGTGCTCGTTGGCACGATAACCGCGATTGGCGGAGGCGTCATTCGCGACGTGCTCGTGAATACGGTCCCGGGCGTGCTGACCCGCGAGCTGTACGCCGTGTCAGCGCTCGCGGGGGGCGCGATCGCGGTGTCGATTGGAGCGTTCGGGGGAGGCGTGATCCTCGGTTCCCTTGCGGGCGGCACTGTTGCGATCGCACTGCGCCTCACCTCGGTTGCGCGCGGCTGGCACCTGCCGCGCCCCAAGTTCTCGCCCGAGCCGGCACGTGGCGCCACCGACTCGACCGAGCCGAGTCCGGGGGGCTCCGGCGCGTAG